A genomic region of Corticium candelabrum chromosome 22, ooCorCand1.1, whole genome shotgun sequence contains the following coding sequences:
- the LOC134197590 gene encoding transmembrane protein 138-like, giving the protein MRVARYRLILCLQFLLLAIDLVVNSFSGLFATEDVVLLVLYIVQDASLVFEIIILFLLFFNTYVFRAGLVTLLIRKFKSAIVLCFVYLTLCLVYHIWTLKLQWGSLQLFIITCICGRYGSLVIRCITGTPSGYKQNLQENDELEFMFRDNLSVVDILRLSVVSAHSTC; this is encoded by the exons ATGCGGGTTGCGCGCTACCGTCTCATTCTCTGCCTGCAGTTTCTTCTTCTAGCGATCGATCTTGTGGTGAATTCTTTCTCGGGATTGTTTGCGACGGAAGACGTCGTGCTGTTGGTTTTGTATATTGTGCAGGACGCAAGCCTCGTGTTTGAGATCATCATTCTCTTTCTCCTCTTCTTCAACACTTACGTCTTTCGTGCGGGTCTAGTCACGTTGCTCATACGAAAATTCAAGTCGGCAATAGTTTTGTGCTTTGTCTACTTAACCTTGTGCTTGGTATATCACATTTGGACTCTCAAGCTGCAATGGG GGTCACTTCAGTTGTTTATTATTACATGTATATGCGGACGGTATGGAAGCTTGGTGATCCGATGTATTACAGGAACTCCGAGTGGCTACAAGCAGAATTTGCAAGAAAACGATGAGCTAGAATTTATGTTTAGAGATAATTTATCAGTTGTGGATATACTGAGATTGTCGGTAGTGTCTGCTCATTCAACTTGTTAA